CGATGAGCTTCGGCTCGGCAGCGAAGACGTCCTTCACCGACGTGGGGAACTGTCGGCAGACGGCGACGATGCCCTGCGGCGTGACCGTGTCGGCCATGGCCTCGAGCACCGGTTCGGTGACGAACTGGACGTCGATGCCCTCGGCGTCGGCAGCGGCCGCCACCTCGGGGTAGCGCTCGAGCGCGGTCGGGGTGCCGAAGAGCTCGACGATCAGCTCGGGCCGGAAGGCCAGGGCCTCACCGACCGACTGCGGCCCCTCGAGCAGGAACGTGCGGGTCTCGGTGCGGGCGTCGCGCTTCGACAGCTTGGCCACCGCCCGGACTCGGGGTGAACGGGGATTGTCGAGCAGGGAGTCGTGGGGCACCCGTCCATGATGCCGCACGAGGACGGACGCCTGCCGCAGACGAACGAGACCCGACGGCGACACCGGTGTGGGTGTCGGGCCGTCGGGCCTCGAGGGTGGTGCGGGTGCGACTACGCGGCGACCTTGGGGGCCGAGGTGTCGGCGGGCAGCGCGGCCTTGGCGGTGGCGACGAGCGACGCGAACGTGGCGGGCTCGTTGACGGCCAGCTCGGCCAGGATGCGACGGTCGACCTCGACGCCGGCCAGGGACAGACCCTGGATGAGGCGGTTGTAGGTCAGGCCGTTCGCACGCGACGCGGCGTTGATGCGCTGGATCCACAGGCGGCGGAACTCGCCCTTGCGTGCACGACGGTCACGGTACGAGTAGACGAGCGAGTGCGTGACCTGCTCTTTGGCCTTGCGGTACAGGCGCGAACGCTGACCGCGGTAACCCTCGGCACGCTCGAGGATGACGCGACGCTTCTTGGCGGCGTTGACCGCTCTCTTGACTCTTGCCATTTTCTTGTTCCTCTACGTTCGTGTCAGCGGTCAGTGACCGAGAAGCTTCTTGGCGACCTTGGCGTCAGCGGGCGCGAGCACCTGGTCCTGGTTCAGGCGAGCCTTGCGCTTGGCGCTCTTCACCTCGAGGTTGTGGCGCATGCCGGCCTGCTGCTTCATGATCTTGCCGGAACCGGTGACCTTGAAGCGCTTCTTGGCGCCGGAGTGGGTCTTCTGCTTGGGCATGTCTTACTTACTTTCTTCTGTCGGTCGGTCGGCCGGTGCATCGGCCGGGACCTCGTCGGACGTCGGGTGCTTCGGCGGCTTGTTGGCCGCCTTGCGAGCTTCTGCCTCGGCCTTGGCCTCGGACTTGTTCTTGTGCGGGCCGATGACCATGACCATGTTGCGGCCGTCGATGGTGGGCGTCGACTCGACGCTGCCCCACTCGGAGACGTCTTCGGCGAAGCGCTGGAGGAGGCGGACACCCTGGTCGGGACGCGACTGCTCGCGGCCACGGAAGAGGATCATGGCCTTGACCTTGTCGCCGCCCTGGAGGAAGCCCTCGGCGCGCTTGCGCTTCGTCTCGTAGTCGTGCTTGTCGATCTTCAGGCGGAAACGGACCTCTTTGAGGATCGTGTTCGCCTGGTTGCGACGGGCTTCTTTCGCCTTCTGCGCAGCCTCGTACTTGAACTTTCCGTGATCCATGATCTTGGCCACGGGAGGCTTCGAGTTGGGGGCCACCTCGACCAGGTCGAGCTCGGCCTCTGCGGCGAGACGCAGGGCCATGGCGATGGGAACGACGCCGATCTGCTCACCTGCGGGCCCGACGAGGCGGACCTCGGGGACGCGGATACGGTCGTTCGTACGGGGATCGCTGATGCGGAACTCCTCTGTCGTTTCTTCTGCATCTGGCGGGGCCGGACGGCCTCGCCAGAGAAAGAGGAGTTTCGCGCGGGCGTCATCTAGGAACGCATCACACTGCACCCTGGCTGCTCGATCGCCGTCTGCTGCACCCCTCTGACGAGGAGCGAGGCGGGACGGTGGTGCTGATCGAACGGGGTGCCAACAACCCGGTAACCTTGTCTAACGGTCAAGCGCGGGTGGGAGAATCTCCACTTTCGCACGGAGCAGACGCTCCGAGCCTGGACGAGTTTAGCAGAGGATCAGTTCGTGAGCCACTCCCCCGACGACGCACCCATTCCCGACGCCCGCTTCGGCGATCCGGCACCGGCCACGTCGCCCGAATCCTCCCCCGCGACGGCGCGGTTCGAGGACGACCTGCGG
This genomic interval from Frigoribacterium sp. Leaf415 contains the following:
- the rplT gene encoding 50S ribosomal protein L20; amino-acid sequence: MARVKRAVNAAKKRRVILERAEGYRGQRSRLYRKAKEQVTHSLVYSYRDRRARKGEFRRLWIQRINAASRANGLTYNRLIQGLSLAGVEVDRRILAELAVNEPATFASLVATAKAALPADTSAPKVAA
- the infC gene encoding translation initiation factor IF-3; its protein translation is MSDPRTNDRIRVPEVRLVGPAGEQIGVVPIAMALRLAAEAELDLVEVAPNSKPPVAKIMDHGKFKYEAAQKAKEARRNQANTILKEVRFRLKIDKHDYETKRKRAEGFLQGGDKVKAMILFRGREQSRPDQGVRLLQRFAEDVSEWGSVESTPTIDGRNMVMVIGPHKNKSEAKAEAEARKAANKPPKHPTSDEVPADAPADRPTEESK
- the rpmI gene encoding 50S ribosomal protein L35, with protein sequence MPKQKTHSGAKKRFKVTGSGKIMKQQAGMRHNLEVKSAKRKARLNQDQVLAPADAKVAKKLLGH